Proteins from a genomic interval of Trichoderma breve strain T069 chromosome 2, whole genome shotgun sequence:
- a CDS encoding carboxylesterase family domain-containing protein, which produces MKSLSLALAVFLATVPSYASECPTEPSQSTPVVTTKDGTLLGGKCSTTDVNFFLSIPYANPPTRFYAPASYTGVYHDRNATTPAPACPQFGTTFIETGKQSEDCLFLDIFVPAHKAHKSKLPVKIWIYGGSNEAGGISNAMYTGCYAAENVIQVNINYRQGPLGFLAVQKAGINGNFGIQDQLLALKWIKANIESFGGDPDKMVLFGQSAGSFDTFTIATLNEAPDLISAAIMQSGGGSDFASVAEAQPWNELFVTTLGCKTSDFSCIDSKSVAEMQQAVLAMPAGVGPSIGSPIAHIGRGFSWGPLVDGKIIPKAPASAGVKVPSIFGSTATEGMLFVLATYAKNLTTQTQATYDDFLSYQFGPLASRVNSTYPLSKFPRTASAPNSADAAISAVYTDYAYKCTAYRGLQKGIANKVPVFTYFFDRTPSCTWLTSVPNTPFVHSFLGATHTAELPFVFGVLDGLPAPGGNCTSTSAELQLSKEIISSWDSMAATGTPGCDWPRYLDQGKDKGLGMMYLANETVVGEVDYSICPFWDEIRDELLALQAHGKVNRS; this is translated from the exons ATGAAATCCCTCTCCCTCGCACTCGCTGTATTTCTGGCTACGGTGCCAAGCTATGCTTCTGAGTGCCCAACAGAGCCGTCGCAATCGACCCCAGTGGTGACGACCAAAGACGGAACTTTGCTGGGTGGAAAGTGTAGCACGACAGATGtgaacttcttcttgtctaTTCCGTACGCAAATCCACCAACAAGGTTCTATGCTCCTGCATCCTATACAGGAGTGTACCATGATCGAAACGCGACGACCCCCGCCCCAGCCTGTCCACAGTTTGGCACGACCTTCATCGAGACGGGCAAACAGTCCGAGGATTG CCTCTTCCTTGACATCTTTGTCCCGGCTCACAAAGCCCATAAGTCCAAGCTGCCCGTCAAAATCTGGATCTATGGTGGCAGTAATGAGGCAGGTGGCATTTCAAATGCCATGTATACAGGTTGCTACGCCGCTGAGAATGTAATCCAAGTCAATATCAACTACCGCCAGGGACCCCTGGGGTTTTTGGCCGTCCAGAAAGCTGGAATAAATGGCAATTTCGGCATTCAAGATCAGCTGCTGGCGTTGAAGTGGATTAAGGCAAACATTGAATCCTTTGGCGGCGACCCG GATAAAATGGTGCTCTTCGGACAGTCAGCTGGCTCCTTCGACACTTTTACCATCGCCACCCTGAATGAAGCGCCTGATCTGATTAGTGCTGCCATTATGCAGTCGGGAGGTGGTAGCGACTTTGCTTCTGTCGCCGAGGCTCAGCCCTGGAACGAGCTGTTCGTCACTACTCTAGGCTGCAAGACATCAGAT TTCTCCTGCATCGACTCTAAGAGCGTGGCCGAAATGCAGCAAGCCGTTCTGGCAATGCCTGCCGGGGTAGGACCATCAATCGGCAGCCCTATAGCCCATATCGGCCGTGGTTTCAGCTGGGGTCCTCTTGTAGATGGCAAAATAATCCCAAAGGCGCCTGCATCTGCCGGCGTCAAGGTTCCGTCCATCTTCGGCTCGACCGCTACAGAGGGCATGCTCTTCGTCTTGGCCACCTACGCGAAGAATTTGACAACCCAAACTCAGGCCACTTATGACGACTTCTTGAGCTACCAGTTCGGCCCCCTCGCATCGCGCGTCAATTCAACCTACCCGCTCTCTAAATTTCCACGAACCGCCTCCGCCCCCAACTCCGCTGATGCTGCCATAAGTGCCGTTTATACCGACTACGCTTACAAGTGTACAGCATATAGAGGCCTTCAGAAGGGAATTGCCAACAAGGTCCCTGTTTTCACATACTTCTTTGACCGCACACCTTCCTGTACCTGGCTGACATCTGTTCCAAATACCCCCTTTGTCCACAGCTTTCTCGGTGCTACCCACACCGCTGAGCTTccttttgtctttggcgTGTTGGATGGACTGCCTGCTCCTGGAGGGAACTGCACCTCGACCTCGGCCGAGTTACAGCTAAGTAAAGAGATCATCTCTTCGTGGGACAGTATGGCTGCCACAGGCACTCCTGGATGCGATTGGCCACGCTACTTAGATCAGGGTAAGGACAAAGGTCTGGGAATGATGTATCTTGCGAATGAGACGGTTGTTGGCGAAGTGGACTACAGTATTTGCCCGTTCTGGGATGAGATAAGGGACGAACTGTTAGCTTTGCAGGCTCATGGAAAAGTGAATCGGTCCTAA
- a CDS encoding fungal specific transcription factor domain-containing protein produces the protein MENFLSILDDYPEVSHLSPTFSWATSPVVDQSIDPDITPADNIDDNQVPVTPYTETQKDASRSLPVKTCLACRRKHLKCNGSNPCARCITSQVECVFIPSQRGYNRLRRATIKGKERLPLVGTSRLQYQPPSPGPSVDAARGNAPNHNQASDYRAESHSLSAGSRLKRLTIMNDSDRLLTSFYYHAFASNPFVLPRCHLSQIDDAKSLHILVAAMRWVGSLYINATVQTDLYNAAHSSIYDDQAPRNGFLVQAMMLLLVALDGSCQRRESLRILSDVELLALEIGLNKRNFAALHGRDSPVLEESWRRTWWYLYIMDGMIAGIHRESSFALFDVSADVLLPCEEHQYLLGEIPKPLSLPDLQDRNFHQDEHQFSSFAQLIICGQNLGKFLRLPPICNPEDPNVKELELLLTSWRLHLPHFKRHMLQQDSEPDEMMFQAYMITYAILILLYQPYCRFDIKPAQAIDTCAPVQTTLGNDYVDYYTTETVSSATAISAMITQKSLLSHTHFFTCALTLSSIVHLSHWALLSPDARDSASRESIRLNLGALKLRARVWPAAAEAQAQVAAVAKTIYRIKKTESAESNLLDLLINNQST, from the exons ATGGAAAACTTTCTCTCTATCCTAGATGATTACCCAGAAGTGTCGCATCTAAGCCCAACATTCTCTTGGGCCACGTCTCCAGTCGTCGACCAATCGATTGACCCCGACATTACACCAGCAGATAACATCGACGACAATCAAGTACCTGTCACCCCATACACGGAGACACAGAAGGATGCTTCCAGGTCGCTGCCTGTAAAGACCTGTCTGGCATGT CGACGCAAACACCTGAAATGTAATGGATCGAATCCGTGTGCTCGATGCATCACTTCTCAAGTAGAATGCGTTTTCATTCCATCGCAGCGAGGATACAACCGTCTTCGACGAGCCACGATTAAAGGCAAGGAAAGGTTGCCACTGGTAGGCACATCACGGCTGCAGTATCAGCCTCCGTCGCCAGGACCTTCAGTGGATGCAGCTCGCGGCAATGCACCAAACCACAATCAAGCCTCTGATTACAGAGCTGAATCACATTCATTGTCGGCCGGTTCCCGGCTGAAAAGG TTGACAATTATGAATGATTCGGACCGACTCTTGACTTCATTTTATTACCATGCATTTGCATCCAACCCGTTTGTCCTTCCACGCTGCCATCTCTCTCAAATTGACGATGCAAAGAGCTTGCATATCCTGGTTGCGGCCATGAGGTGGGTGGGCTCTCTGTACATCAACGCCACGGTCCAAACCGATTTGTACAACGCCGCACATTCCTCTATATATGATGACCAGGCGCCGCGTAATGGTTTTCTTGTTCaggccatgatgctgctATTGGTGGCTCTAGACGGCAGTTGCCAGCGGCGCGAAAGCCTCAGAATATTGAGTGATGTGGAGCTGCTTGCACTAGAAATTGGTTTAAACAAACGCAACTTCGCAGCCCTTCACGGGCGAGACTCTCCTGTCCTTGAAGAGTCTTGGCGACGAACATGGTGGTACCTCTACATTATGGATGGCATGATTGCAGGCATACATCGCGAATCCAGCTTTGCACTATTCGACGTCTCGGCTGATGTGTTGCTTCCTTGTGAGGAACATCAATATCTCTTGGGG GAAATTCCAAAGCCGCTGTCTCTCCCGGATCTCCAGGATAGAAACTTCCACCAAGACGAACACCAATTCTCGTCTTTTGCTCAACTAATCATATGTGGTCAAAATCTCGGTAAATTCTTGCGATTACCACCTATATGTAACCCTGAAGACCCTAATGTCAAAGAACTGGAATTGCTTCTTACGAGTTGGAGGTTGCATCTACCTCACTTCAAACGCCACATGTTACAGCAAGACAGTGAGCCGGACGAGATGATGTTTCAGGCATATATGATAACATATGCCATCCTCATACTCCTATACCAGCCATATTGTCGATTCGATATCAAACCAGCCCAGGCAATCGATACCTGCGCGCCGGTTCAAACCACCTTAGGCAACGACTACGTCGATTATTACACGACAGAGACCGTTTCATCGGCCACCGCCATCAGTGCCATGATTACACAAAAGTCACTGCTCTCGCACACACATTTCTTTACATGTGCCCTCACACTGTCGTCTATTGTTCACCTCAGCCACTGGGCACTGCTGTCGCCAGATGCTCGTGATTCTGCGTCGCGAGAAAGCATTCGCTTGAACTTGGGCGCTTTAAAACTCCGCGCCAGGGtttggcctgctgctgccgaagCGCAAGCACAGGTCGCTGCCGTAGCCAAGACGATCTATCGAATAAAGAAAACAGAATCCGCCGAATCCAATCTTTTAGATCTTCTAATAAACAACCAAAGTACGTAA
- a CDS encoding fungal specific transcription factor domain-containing protein has product MVNTGKPSMACATCKLRRTRCDQQRPACSQCRKSGWVCPGFPSKADVIFRHHTPASQQVIIGRRGQPTGRVIDLSPAVTDRATAFFLHQYVFDTKTSSDTVPPAVHEHLPVLLQRETPTGALSIIISAVGLAALANAGTSTPWKHEAYRLYGKALQRLQTDLQDSAGMKSDSTLAAVMLMGTFEMIANGDPSSMESFRYHIVAGARCVEIRGPNQFRNAVSAILFIQLRRLIIMTCHQLQEPLPYALKTWSRWAQPSQTRDEASLNIFAELNEHLAAVRAEIKRKGIRNPAAVAAMLDPVDRQLAEWETRLPDSWRFKSYRNLDSKDDSFESHKLQYDEYPGLWVASTWNNYRMIRILIHESKINAMMKHGSDKDRKDLQHSAKILTEMTNGICYSVAYILGDQPNGLYSKRVHQAEQSEILSKPGGYLLLWPLFLAGSLSTAPRDQRGWIARVLRDIGLRMGMQLALSMAMKLEQTAISFSDRQMWLIGEFFPV; this is encoded by the exons ATGGTCAACACGGGAAAGCCTAGCATGGCTTGCGCCACGTGTAAATTGCGCAGAACTAGA TGTGACCAACAGCGGCCTGCGTGCTCTCAGTGCCGCAAATCTGGATGGGTTTGCCCAGGCTTCCCGTCCAAAGCGGACGTCATCTTTCGGCATCACACGCCCGCCTCCCAGCAAGTAATCATTGGCCGCCGTGGCCAGCCAACAGGCAGAGTTATTGACTTATCGCCCGCAGTTACGGATAGGGCCacagccttcttcctccaccaaTACGTATTTGATACCAAGACTAGCTCCGACACTGTCCCTCCGGCGGTTCATGAGCATCTGCCAGTCCTCCTTCAACGGGAAACGCCCACCGGAGCGCTTAGTATTATCATTTCGGCGGTGGGCCTCGCTGCTTTGGCGAATGCTGGAACTTCAACACCGTGGAAACACGAGGCGTATCGTCTATACGGCAAGGCCCTCCAACGATTACAGACTGACCTCCAGGATTCAGCCGGCATGAAGTCGGATAGCACATTGGCGGCTGTAATGCTGATGGGTACTTTTGAG ATGATCGCAAATGGTGACCCAAGTTCTATGGAGTCTTTCCGCTACCATATTGTCGCCGGAGCTCGATGTGTTGAGATTCGGGGACCAAACCAATTCCGTAACGCAGTATCCGCCATACTGTTTATTCAATTACGTCGCCTCATT ATTATGACTTGTCACCAACTGCAGGAGCCGTTGCCCTATGCTCTCAAGACGTGGTCTCGATGGGCACAGCCTTCTCAAACAAGGGATGAGGCTTCTTTAAATATCTTCGCTGAACTGAATGAGCACCTCGCGGCTGTCCGGGCCGAGATTAAACGAAAGGGTATCCGCAATCCTGCAGCTGTGGCCGCGATGCTGGATCCAGTCGATCGCCAGCTTGCAGAGTGGGAAACGAGGCTCCCAGACTCGTGGAGATTTAAATCCTACCGAAACCTTGACTCAAAAGACGATTCATTCGAGAGTCACAAACTACAATATGACGAATACCCGGGCCTCTGGGTTGCTTCCACTTGGAATAATTATCGGATGATCCGCATTCTGATTCATGAATCCAAAATAAACGCGATGATGAAACACGGCTCAGACAAAGACAGAAAGGATCTCCAACATTCGGCCAAAATACTCACAGAAATGACAAATGGCATTTGCTATAGTGTTGCATACATTCTAGGTGACCAGCCCAATGGACTCTATTCGAAGAGAGTCCACCAAGCTGAACAGTCCGAAATACTATCAAAACCGGGAGGATACTTGTTGCTATGGCCACTGTTCCTAGCTGGATCTCTAAGTACTGCTCCTAGGGACCAGAGAGGCTGGATTGCGCGTGTTTTGAGAGATATAGGTTTACGCATGGGTATGCAATTGGCTCtatcgatggcgatgaagttAGAGCAGACAGCCATCTCGTTTTCAGATCGGCAGATGTGGCTTATTGGAGAATTTTTCCCTGTCTAA
- a CDS encoding ABC transporter domain-containing protein produces MHPNDGQNNGAADLEMNRIQSTVSANDIVSSLAWHNLSVVVKDHQTGRQLSILDKVCGTIKAGEVLAIMGPSGSGKTTLLNALAHRVAAAGATTQGDILVNGSKASLQTIRDLSSYVEQEDALIGSLTVRETMMFAARLSLPATVTKREAFQRVDDLIASFGLQSQAHTIVGTTMKKGLSGGQKKRLGVASRLVTNPKILFLDEPTSGLDSALSLEVCTYIKDIGRRHNLVIVASIHQPSSATFLQFDSLCLLSGGRTCYFGPISAATAYFTSIGHSIPAETNPAEYFLDLINTDLDKDGEIRRRTHHICQSWAASENQKSLELVVQKSQEAASKDILHYSVERSWIKSYRDIMAYGIRIVMYLGLAILMGTVFLQFNEEQKYVQPYINAIFFAFLEDFNTFKQERANGLVGPLAFLMSNFIIGLPFLFIITIIFSVVAYWLIGFRSDASTFFMWVLWLFLDLVAAESLVVLVSSVFNIFVVALAITAFANGLWMCVDGFLVPMNILNPFWKYAFHYIDYQAYVFQGMMYQCAYSSDLNSEGKFRGIDVLQLFSISTGLQGTWIGIIIGIIVGYRILAYLALLLRK; encoded by the exons ATGCATCCCAATGATGGCCAAAACAATGGGGCCGCAGATCTGGAAATGAACCGCATTCAAAGTACTGTGTCAGCCAATGACATTGTCTCTTCGTTAGCATGGCACAACCTCAGCGTCGTTGTCAAAGACCACCAGACAGGCCGTCAGTTGTCCATCTTAGATAAGGTGTGCGGAACAATCAAGGCCGGAGAGGTGCTTGCTATCATGGGACCCAGTGGCTCCGGAAAGACGACTCTACTCAACGCTCTAGCGCATcgggtggctgctgctggagccacAACTCAGGGGGACATTTTGGTGAATGGTTCCAAGGCGTCCCTGCAAACTATTCGAGACTTGTCTAGTTACGTagagcaagaagatgctctGATTGGTAGCTTGACGGTTCGGGAAACAATGATGTTCGCGGCTCGCCTCTCACTTCCAGC AACCGTGACTAAACGAGAAGCATTTCAGCGCGTTGACGATCTGATCGCGAGCTTTGGTTTGCAATCCCAGGCACACACAATTGTTGGCACGACTATGAAGAAGGGTCTGAGTGGAGGCCAAAAGAAACGGCTAGGAGTCGCAAGTCGCTTGGTAACAAATCCCAAGATTCTCTTTCTCGACGAGCCAACGAGTGGGTTGGACTCCGCTCTTAGTCTTGAGGTTTGCACTTATATCAAGGATATTGGCCGCAGGCACAAT CTAGTAATTGTGGCATCGATTCACCAGCCGTCGTCGGCAACATTTTTGCAATTCGATTCCCTCTGCCTTCTATCTGGAGGACGTACCTGTTACTTTGGTCCGATCTCTGCCGCAACTGCATACTTTACCAGCATCGGACACTCAATCCCTGCGGAGACAAACCCGGCCGAGTACTTCCTAGACTTGATTAATACAGACCTGGATAAAGACGGAGAGATTCGCCGTCGAACTCATCACATCTGTCAGTCTTGGGCTGCATCTGAGAATCAGAAGAGCCTTGAACTCGTCGTACAGAAATCTCAAGAAGCCGCTTCAAAAGACATATTGCATTACTCTGTCGAACG GTCATGGATAAAGTCATACCGCGATATTATGGCATATGGTATCCGTATTGTCATGTATCTTGGTCTTGCTATCCTTATGGGCACCGTTTTTCTCCAATTTAACGAAGAGCAAAAATATGTGCAGCCTTATATTAACGCTATCTTTTTCG CTTTTCTGGAAGACTTTAATACCTTTAAGCAGGAGCGAGCCAACGGCTTAGTTGGGCCTTTGGCATTTTTAATGTCTAACTTTATTATTGGCCTCccatttctttttattattacAATCATCTTTTCGGTTGTTGCATATTGGCTTATTGGATTCCGCTCTGATGCATCGACTTTTTTTATGTGGGTTTTATGGCTCTTCCTGGATTTGGTGGCTGCAGAGTCtcttgttgttcttgtttcctCTGTCTTTAATATCTTTGTTGTTGCTCTGGCTATTACCGCCTTTGCCAACGGTCTTTGGATGTGTGTTGATGGGTTTTTGGTGCCGATGAATATTCTAAACCCCTTTTGGAAGTACGCCTTTCATTATATTGACTACCAGGCCTATGTTTTCCAAGGAATGATG TACCAGTGCGCATATTCGAGCGATCTGAACTCTGAGGGAAAATTCCGAGGCATCGATGTCCTCCAGCTGTTTAGCATTAGTACCGGACTTCAAGGAACTTGGATTGGTATTATAATCGGCATAATTGTCGGCTACCGAATCCTAGCTTATTTAGCTTTATTACTACGTAAGTAA